A genomic window from Arthrobacter globiformis includes:
- a CDS encoding LLM class flavin-dependent oxidoreductase, which translates to MSTAAHPSTGFLALELDGDGGHPAAWRKARHAPAELLDGTRVRATVLAAESAGFHVATFADGSLTPASSEPGGRDIPGRLNALQRAAFAGPVTGSIVLVPEVDTVYTEPFHISTQLASLDYVSGGRAGWLVAASDQAADAAAVGRSFVPADGLGREAADSIEVGHRLWDSWEDDAVIRDVATGRYIDADKLHYVDFESVAGYSVKGPSIIPRPLQGQLPVLAPAGLLSADQLSAGAADAVLVSAPTPELLAGEIAEARAAAPAAAIIAELDVVLDARGQSAAGRLAELDAHTPWRSSRARFVGTAAELTGLLASVLETADGVRLHPAVLDVDLEELAQLVLPALRRQGVLAPRQPGSTFRDLLGLPRPASRYAAVSAPSVTDN; encoded by the coding sequence GTGAGCACTGCAGCCCACCCCTCGACTGGTTTCCTCGCGCTTGAACTGGACGGCGACGGCGGGCACCCCGCGGCCTGGCGCAAGGCCCGGCACGCCCCCGCGGAGCTGCTGGACGGAACCCGGGTCCGCGCCACGGTGCTGGCCGCCGAATCGGCCGGGTTTCACGTGGCCACGTTCGCGGACGGATCACTGACGCCCGCGTCTTCGGAGCCCGGCGGCCGCGATATCCCCGGCCGGCTGAACGCCCTCCAGCGCGCGGCCTTTGCCGGGCCGGTCACGGGTTCCATCGTGCTGGTCCCGGAGGTGGACACGGTCTACACGGAGCCGTTCCACATCTCGACGCAGCTGGCCAGCCTGGACTACGTGTCCGGCGGCCGCGCCGGCTGGCTGGTGGCTGCCTCGGACCAGGCGGCTGACGCTGCCGCCGTCGGACGTTCCTTTGTCCCTGCTGACGGGCTGGGCCGGGAGGCCGCCGATTCGATCGAGGTCGGCCACCGGCTCTGGGACTCCTGGGAGGACGACGCCGTGATCCGCGACGTCGCCACCGGCCGGTACATCGATGCCGACAAGCTGCACTACGTCGATTTTGAAAGTGTGGCCGGCTACTCCGTCAAAGGGCCGTCCATCATCCCCCGTCCGCTGCAGGGCCAGCTGCCGGTCCTCGCACCGGCCGGCCTGCTGAGCGCGGACCAGCTGTCCGCCGGGGCGGCGGACGCCGTGCTCGTCTCTGCGCCCACGCCCGAGCTGTTGGCCGGCGAGATTGCCGAGGCCCGCGCCGCCGCTCCCGCGGCGGCCATCATCGCCGAGCTCGACGTCGTCCTCGACGCCCGCGGGCAAAGCGCGGCCGGGCGTCTCGCCGAGCTGGATGCACACACTCCCTGGCGGAGCAGCCGCGCCCGTTTTGTTGGCACCGCAGCGGAGCTCACTGGACTGCTGGCCTCCGTTTTGGAGACTGCCGACGGAGTGCGCCTCCACCCCGCGGTCCTGGACGTGGACCTGGAGGAGCTGGCCCAGCTGGTGCTTCCTGCCCTCCGGCGCCAGGGCGTGCTGGCACCGCGGCAGCCCGGTTCCACCTTCCGGGACCTGCTGGGCCTGCCGCGGCCTGCCAGCCGGTATGCCGCCGTATCCGCGCCCTCCGTGACTGATAACTAG
- a CDS encoding DUF1684 domain-containing protein: MPTSTHTEPDLDRLDQQDAAAFAAAWEQWHAAHERRRADPHGFLAVTHLHWLDAEPSRLEGVPGIWSVQDDAVTVVLEAGESLLRDGRELNDSAVKDESTAVVFDPIAEREGTNLTAGPAVVELAKRGGEYIVRPRHPENALLNDYRGTPAYAPDPRFVVDGVYVAFESPRPTTVGAAVEGIVHVYEAPGEIRFELDGRDLTLTAFNGHAPGTLSVLFTDATSGKTTYAANRSLTVGAPDADGRVTLDFNRAVNLPCAYTDLATCPLPPAENRLPVAIEAGEQIPHERQAGQ; this comes from the coding sequence TTGCCTACGTCTACGCACACTGAACCGGATCTCGACAGGCTCGATCAACAGGATGCGGCCGCCTTCGCCGCCGCATGGGAGCAGTGGCACGCCGCGCATGAGCGCCGCCGCGCCGATCCCCACGGCTTCCTCGCCGTCACCCACCTGCACTGGCTGGATGCGGAACCCTCCCGGCTCGAGGGGGTTCCGGGCATTTGGAGCGTGCAGGACGACGCCGTCACCGTGGTTCTGGAGGCCGGCGAAAGCCTGCTGCGGGACGGCAGGGAGCTGAACGACAGTGCAGTTAAGGACGAAAGCACCGCCGTCGTATTCGATCCCATCGCCGAACGTGAGGGCACCAACCTCACGGCGGGTCCCGCCGTCGTCGAACTCGCCAAGCGCGGCGGGGAATACATCGTGCGGCCGCGGCACCCGGAGAACGCCCTGCTCAACGACTACCGCGGCACGCCGGCCTACGCGCCGGACCCGCGCTTCGTCGTCGACGGCGTTTACGTGGCCTTCGAGTCGCCCCGGCCCACTACCGTGGGTGCCGCGGTCGAGGGCATAGTGCACGTGTACGAGGCACCCGGAGAGATCCGGTTCGAGCTGGACGGCCGGGACCTCACCCTCACGGCATTCAACGGCCACGCGCCGGGCACCCTGTCCGTGCTGTTCACGGACGCGACGTCCGGCAAGACCACCTACGCGGCGAACCGCTCGCTCACGGTGGGCGCACCGGATGCGGACGGCCGCGTGACCCTGGACTTCAACCGCGCCGTGAACCTGCCGTGCGCCTACACCGACCTCGCCACCTGCCCGCTGCCGCCGGCCGAAAACCGCCTGCCGGTGGCCATCGAAGCCGGCGAACAGATCCCCCACGAAAGGCAGGCCGGACAGTGA
- a CDS encoding ABC transporter substrate-binding protein gives MALFSTRQLPVVVLVGTLLGTAALSACSDPGASASGGSTGASSGAATTAARNGVVYNTSPDQQRIRADKDAALAAKVPALIGKDGKLTVATTAGSIPLSFHATDDKTPIGSELDIAQLVADKLGLELDVQVTSWENWPLKTQSGDFEAVFSNVGINKDRVKLFDFASYRAAYMGFEAKKSLSYNIRGADDISGLKVSVGSGTNQEKILLAWNKELEAKGKEPASLQYYSSDADTILALSSGRTDLNIAPYPSTVYRENTRDDLKIVGKVNAGWPSETLVAATTLKGNGLAPVITEALNSAIKDGSYARVLDRWGLSEEALPESKTVTEANFASTQTGAAK, from the coding sequence ATGGCACTCTTCTCCACCCGGCAACTGCCCGTCGTCGTTCTTGTCGGTACGCTGCTGGGCACCGCGGCCTTGTCCGCCTGCTCCGATCCCGGCGCCTCCGCCTCCGGTGGTTCAACCGGCGCCTCATCAGGTGCGGCCACGACGGCGGCACGCAACGGCGTCGTCTACAACACCTCACCGGACCAGCAGCGGATCCGCGCCGACAAGGACGCCGCGCTGGCCGCGAAGGTGCCGGCGCTGATCGGCAAGGACGGCAAGCTCACGGTGGCCACCACCGCGGGCTCCATCCCGCTGTCCTTCCACGCCACGGACGACAAGACGCCCATCGGCTCCGAACTGGACATCGCCCAGCTGGTGGCGGACAAGCTGGGCCTGGAGCTCGACGTCCAGGTCACCTCCTGGGAGAACTGGCCGCTGAAAACCCAGTCCGGCGACTTCGAGGCCGTGTTCTCCAACGTGGGCATCAACAAGGACCGGGTGAAGCTGTTCGACTTCGCCAGCTACCGGGCCGCGTACATGGGCTTCGAGGCGAAGAAGTCCTTGTCCTACAACATCCGGGGCGCCGACGACATCTCCGGACTGAAGGTCTCCGTGGGCTCCGGCACCAACCAGGAGAAGATCCTGCTGGCCTGGAACAAGGAGCTCGAGGCCAAGGGCAAGGAGCCCGCCAGCCTGCAGTACTACTCCTCCGACGCCGACACCATCCTGGCGCTGTCCTCCGGCCGGACCGACCTGAACATCGCACCCTACCCCTCGACCGTCTACCGGGAAAACACCCGCGACGACCTTAAGATCGTTGGCAAGGTCAACGCCGGCTGGCCGTCGGAGACCCTGGTCGCCGCCACCACGCTCAAGGGCAACGGCCTGGCACCGGTGATCACCGAGGCACTGAACTCGGCCATCAAGGACGGCTCGTACGCCAGGGTGCTGGACCGCTGGGGACTGTCCGAGGAGGCCCTGCCGGAATCCAAGACGGTGACCGAGGCCAACTTCGCGAGCACGCAGACGGGTGCGGCGAAATGA
- a CDS encoding amino acid ABC transporter ATP-binding protein — protein sequence MSTTLEAPAATRGLVEITKVRKSFGPTEVLKGISLTVEPGGVAVIVGPSGSGKSTLLRTINHLEKVDAGFIAIDGELVGYRVKGNKLHELPERDILKQRTEIGMVFQNFNLFPHLTALENVAEAPVVAPRPGKPRRSQSEARERGLELLDRVGLRDRADAYPRQLSGGQQQRVAIARALALDPKILLFDEPTSALDPELVNEVLDVIRELAKSGTTLIIVTHEMGFARDVADTVVFMDQGQIVEQGKPQDIFTNPQEERTRSFFSKVIEPAFNI from the coding sequence ATGAGCACAACACTTGAGGCCCCCGCCGCCACGCGCGGGCTGGTGGAAATCACCAAGGTCCGGAAGTCCTTTGGCCCCACCGAAGTCCTGAAGGGCATTTCCCTGACAGTGGAGCCCGGCGGCGTGGCCGTCATCGTCGGCCCTTCGGGTTCCGGGAAGTCCACCCTGCTGCGGACCATCAACCACCTGGAAAAGGTCGATGCCGGGTTTATCGCCATCGACGGCGAGCTGGTGGGCTACCGGGTCAAAGGGAACAAGCTGCACGAGCTGCCCGAGAGGGACATCCTGAAGCAGCGCACCGAAATCGGCATGGTGTTCCAGAACTTCAACCTGTTCCCGCACCTCACGGCGCTGGAGAACGTGGCCGAAGCGCCCGTCGTCGCGCCGCGCCCCGGAAAACCCCGACGGTCCCAGTCCGAGGCCCGCGAGCGCGGCCTGGAACTCCTGGACCGGGTGGGGCTGCGGGACCGTGCCGATGCTTACCCCCGACAGCTCTCCGGCGGCCAGCAGCAGCGCGTCGCCATTGCCCGGGCCCTGGCCCTGGATCCGAAGATCCTGCTCTTCGACGAGCCCACCTCCGCCCTTGACCCCGAACTGGTCAACGAGGTGCTGGACGTGATCCGCGAGCTGGCCAAATCCGGCACCACCCTGATCATCGTCACGCACGAGATGGGCTTTGCCCGCGACGTGGCGGACACCGTGGTGTTCATGGACCAGGGCCAGATCGTCGAACAGGGCAAACCCCAGGACATTTTCACCAATCCCCAGGAAGAACGCACCAGGAGTTTCTTCTCCAAGGTGATCGAGCCCGCCTTCAACATCTAA
- a CDS encoding amino acid ABC transporter permease translates to MSSAATRTSQSTPEAPVPSEALSPHDAPATAGTPSPAEPARPAELRAAVDYADYRLVPARRPWRWVGTVLVALGVAAVVWSLATNPRWEWGVVAQWFTAKSVVNGLVETLKLTAISGALGFILGFILALMRLSASPLLVSVSWTFSWIFRSTPLLVQMLLWYNLGYLYEKISLGIPFTDIRFFEAQTTTLISQFAAAVLGLTLNQAAYSAEIIRGGILSVDQGQLEAAAALGIPAWRRSTRIVLPQAMRAILPTAFNEIIGLVKGTSIVYVLAYSELFYTVQVIYNRTQQVLPLLLVATLWYVVITSVLSVFQYYIERHYSKGAVRTLPLTPLQKARKFFATHTPVNTAGRK, encoded by the coding sequence ATGAGTTCAGCAGCAACCAGGACGTCCCAGTCCACACCTGAGGCACCGGTCCCATCTGAGGCGCTATCCCCCCATGACGCGCCGGCCACCGCCGGGACACCGTCTCCGGCGGAGCCGGCCCGCCCCGCCGAGCTGCGTGCCGCCGTCGACTACGCCGACTACCGGCTGGTCCCTGCCCGCCGTCCCTGGCGCTGGGTGGGCACCGTGCTGGTGGCACTCGGGGTGGCTGCCGTGGTGTGGTCCCTGGCAACGAACCCGCGCTGGGAATGGGGCGTGGTCGCCCAGTGGTTCACCGCCAAGTCCGTGGTGAACGGCCTGGTGGAGACCCTCAAGCTCACGGCCATCTCCGGGGCGCTCGGCTTCATTCTGGGCTTCATCCTCGCCCTCATGCGGCTGTCCGCCTCGCCGCTGCTGGTTTCCGTGTCCTGGACGTTCTCATGGATCTTCCGGTCCACGCCACTGCTGGTCCAGATGCTCCTCTGGTACAACCTGGGCTACCTCTACGAGAAGATCAGCCTGGGCATCCCGTTCACGGACATCCGGTTCTTCGAGGCGCAGACCACCACCCTGATCAGCCAGTTCGCGGCCGCCGTGCTCGGCCTGACGCTGAACCAAGCCGCCTACTCTGCCGAGATCATCCGCGGCGGCATCCTGTCCGTGGACCAGGGCCAGCTCGAGGCGGCGGCCGCCCTGGGCATTCCCGCCTGGCGCAGGTCCACCCGGATCGTGCTGCCCCAGGCCATGCGCGCCATCCTGCCCACGGCCTTCAACGAAATCATCGGACTGGTCAAGGGCACCTCGATCGTCTACGTCCTGGCCTACTCGGAGCTCTTCTACACCGTCCAGGTCATCTACAACCGCACCCAGCAGGTCCTGCCCCTGCTGCTCGTGGCCACGCTCTGGTACGTGGTGATCACCTCCGTGCTCAGCGTGTTCCAGTACTACATCGAACGCCACTACTCCAAGGGCGCGGTGCGCACCCTGCCCCTCACACCGCTGCAGAAGGCCCGGAAGTTCTTCGCCACCCACACCCCGGTCAACACCGCCGGAAGGAAATGA
- a CDS encoding GNAT family N-acetyltransferase — MHDPRVRPLLDELAVEYETRYGDLFGRGAAAEELNRYPAEEFEAPGGALLIIQENGESVAGGAYRRYDAETAEFKRIWTHSAHRRRGLARRVLAELERLAAKRGYRSVYLTTGPRQPEAKHLYLNTGYTAQFDLTADPETIGPLAFTKDLAVLAGGQAQDRGAEPRFTGSSSVR; from the coding sequence ATGCACGATCCCCGGGTCCGCCCGCTCCTGGACGAGCTCGCCGTCGAGTATGAGACCCGCTACGGCGACCTGTTCGGCCGGGGCGCGGCGGCGGAGGAACTGAACAGGTACCCGGCCGAGGAATTCGAGGCGCCGGGCGGCGCCCTGCTGATCATCCAGGAGAACGGCGAGTCCGTGGCCGGCGGGGCTTACCGCCGCTACGACGCGGAAACCGCCGAGTTCAAGCGGATCTGGACGCACTCGGCGCACCGGCGGCGGGGCCTGGCCCGGCGGGTGCTGGCGGAACTGGAGCGGCTTGCCGCGAAGCGCGGGTACCGCAGCGTCTACCTCACCACGGGCCCGCGCCAGCCGGAGGCCAAGCACCTGTACCTGAACACCGGGTACACGGCGCAGTTCGACCTCACCGCCGACCCCGAAACCATAGGTCCGCTGGCGTTCACGAAGGACCTGGCTGTCCTTGCAGGGGGCCAGGCTCAGGACCGGGGCGCGGAGCCCAGGTTCACGGGGTCTTCGTCGGTCAGGTAG
- a CDS encoding ammonium transporter, whose protein sequence is MNAGDVAWILASSALVCMMIPALALFYGGMVGSRRILNMMMMCFGGASLVAVLWALFGYSMAFGNSVNGLGLIGDITQYAGLEPMLTDNPDASLPAALFTAFQLFFACVTTALVAGAAAGRMKFGAWMVFAGIWATLVYFPIAHWVFAFNSADGSVTGGWIANGIKAIDFAGGTAVHMNAGAAALALALVLGRSSGWPKMEHSKPHSRPLVLVGAGLLWVGWFGFNAGSALTAGHSASVVFLNTAVAAAAGLLAWALVERIRHGATTSMGAASGLVSALVAITPACGAVSPLGAVAIGAIAGAVCSLAIEWKFRLGFDDSLDVVGVHLVGGIIGTLLIGIFATDSAPNGVSGLLYGGGLTQLGIQSLATVAVLVYSFGLTWVIAKVVDMAMGLRIHEEDELRGIDIAAHSEFAYLTDEDPVNLGSAPRS, encoded by the coding sequence GTGAACGCTGGAGATGTTGCCTGGATCCTCGCAAGTTCTGCGCTGGTATGCATGATGATTCCCGCCCTGGCCCTCTTCTACGGAGGCATGGTGGGGTCGCGCCGCATCCTGAACATGATGATGATGTGCTTCGGCGGGGCCAGCCTCGTGGCCGTGCTGTGGGCACTCTTTGGATACTCGATGGCCTTTGGCAACTCCGTGAACGGCCTGGGCCTGATCGGGGACATCACGCAGTATGCAGGCCTCGAGCCGATGCTGACAGACAACCCCGACGCCTCCCTGCCCGCGGCGCTGTTCACGGCCTTCCAGCTGTTCTTCGCCTGCGTCACCACCGCGCTGGTTGCCGGTGCGGCTGCCGGGCGGATGAAGTTTGGCGCCTGGATGGTGTTCGCCGGAATATGGGCCACACTGGTCTACTTCCCCATCGCGCACTGGGTCTTCGCGTTCAACTCAGCGGACGGCTCGGTGACCGGCGGCTGGATCGCCAACGGCATCAAGGCCATCGACTTCGCCGGCGGAACAGCAGTGCACATGAACGCCGGTGCCGCCGCCCTCGCCCTGGCACTGGTTCTGGGCCGCAGCTCCGGCTGGCCCAAGATGGAGCATTCCAAGCCCCACAGCCGTCCCCTGGTGCTGGTGGGCGCCGGCCTGCTGTGGGTCGGCTGGTTCGGCTTCAACGCCGGCTCCGCGCTGACCGCCGGCCACTCGGCGTCGGTGGTGTTCCTCAACACTGCCGTGGCGGCCGCCGCAGGCCTGCTCGCCTGGGCTCTCGTTGAACGGATCCGGCACGGCGCCACCACCAGCATGGGCGCAGCCTCGGGGCTGGTTTCCGCGCTCGTGGCCATCACCCCCGCCTGCGGTGCGGTCAGCCCGCTGGGCGCCGTGGCCATCGGCGCCATCGCCGGTGCTGTCTGCTCGCTGGCGATCGAATGGAAGTTTCGCCTCGGCTTCGACGACTCACTCGACGTGGTGGGCGTGCACCTCGTGGGCGGCATCATCGGCACGCTCCTGATTGGCATCTTCGCCACCGACAGCGCGCCCAACGGCGTCAGCGGCCTGCTGTACGGCGGCGGCCTGACACAGCTCGGCATCCAGTCACTCGCGACCGTTGCCGTGCTGGTCTACTCCTTCGGGCTGACCTGGGTGATCGCCAAGGTGGTGGACATGGCCATGGGCCTGCGCATCCACGAAGAGGACGAACTGCGCGGCATCGACATCGCCGCCCACTCCGAGTTCGCCTACCTGACCGACGAAGACCCCGTGAACCTGGGCTCCGCGCCCCGGTCCTGA
- a CDS encoding multicopper oxidase family protein, protein MSEETATTNEVSRRNLLRLSAAGGAGAALVAAQGWAGPLLAQKGLLSPDGAFAASSTALGDLLFYIEAFPTSPLILTPFKDQLPIPKALAPTPAVGDGFTKGYTEWNDPPGPGQGQQSSFKNEQHQIWPSKLGYPDPLVYKIDILLRQHAFTTSQVLPIDANGRPTISFDEKRKTYPAGTKRTLPLSTIYGFNGTFPGPMINAEYGKPALVRFENHLDENPLNLDRQDFGSPDWSFLTHLHNGHTAPESDGNPHYTMVSGPKYEGYLPQSSCDNLYLNWPAGGDDREKQSFFWFHDHRMDHTGSNVYKGMVGLYPIYDPKNGMDMGDERQGLRLPGVRKDNPDGSFDVDYDIPLAFYDCRLDDGVTTHQDIHDIQKEFPDAKNPAKHPEWWGKTFYKHFPNHGFVGDIFTVNGTANPVLEVKRRKYRFRFLDASIARIYEFKLMSSTKGPKTAVSLGYKGDELEGQYRIPDAQQCMQFTQIASDGGLLPFPIKRDSFELWPAKRREVVVDFSRYQDGTPTTKGDVIYLTNVMKMPNGRMWTNSSRFSPDPAYKVPVLKFVIGDDAPDDSQIPVKMRDLPPLPSNWQTMLDNRLIFEVERGSGGGETEWLINGKPFIPNTVATSLKNRAGRSPLAQQKKGSYNLWEIRNGGGGWVHPFHLHMEEHRTVMRNGRDVTRGGDKGHPDDVSREDLVALDPGESVIIYRGFRDFVGPYVAHCHNLAHEDHAMMFGWEITP, encoded by the coding sequence ATGTCAGAAGAAACCGCAACGACGAACGAAGTGTCCCGCCGCAATCTCTTGCGGCTCAGTGCGGCCGGAGGCGCCGGTGCCGCCCTCGTCGCTGCCCAGGGCTGGGCAGGACCACTGCTCGCGCAGAAAGGACTCCTTTCGCCCGACGGCGCGTTCGCCGCTTCGTCTACGGCCCTCGGTGACCTGCTGTTCTACATCGAGGCATTCCCCACCAGCCCGCTGATCCTGACGCCGTTCAAGGACCAACTGCCCATTCCCAAGGCCCTGGCCCCGACGCCGGCCGTGGGCGACGGCTTCACCAAGGGCTACACCGAGTGGAACGATCCGCCCGGCCCCGGGCAGGGCCAGCAGAGTTCCTTTAAGAATGAGCAGCACCAGATCTGGCCCTCCAAACTGGGCTATCCGGACCCCCTGGTCTACAAGATCGACATTCTGCTGCGGCAGCACGCCTTCACCACCTCCCAGGTGCTGCCCATCGACGCGAACGGCCGGCCGACGATTTCCTTCGACGAGAAGCGCAAGACGTACCCGGCCGGCACCAAGCGGACGCTGCCGCTCAGCACCATCTACGGTTTCAACGGGACCTTCCCGGGCCCCATGATCAATGCGGAGTACGGCAAGCCGGCGCTGGTGCGGTTCGAGAACCACCTGGACGAGAACCCGCTGAACTTGGACCGCCAGGACTTCGGCTCGCCGGACTGGTCCTTCCTGACCCACCTCCACAACGGACACACGGCACCGGAGAGCGACGGCAACCCGCACTACACCATGGTGAGCGGGCCCAAGTACGAGGGCTACCTGCCCCAGAGCTCCTGCGACAACCTGTACCTGAACTGGCCCGCCGGCGGCGATGACCGGGAGAAGCAAAGCTTCTTCTGGTTCCACGACCACCGGATGGACCACACCGGCTCGAACGTCTACAAGGGCATGGTGGGCCTCTACCCGATCTACGACCCGAAGAACGGCATGGACATGGGCGATGAGCGCCAGGGCCTCCGGCTCCCGGGTGTCCGCAAGGACAACCCGGACGGGTCCTTCGACGTCGACTACGATATCCCGCTGGCCTTCTACGACTGCCGCCTCGACGACGGTGTCACGACGCACCAGGACATCCACGACATACAGAAGGAGTTCCCGGACGCCAAAAACCCCGCCAAGCACCCCGAGTGGTGGGGCAAGACCTTCTACAAGCACTTCCCCAACCACGGGTTCGTGGGCGACATCTTCACCGTAAACGGCACCGCCAACCCGGTGTTGGAGGTGAAGCGGCGCAAATACCGCTTCCGCTTCCTGGACGCCTCCATTGCCCGGATCTACGAGTTCAAGCTGATGAGTTCGACAAAAGGTCCCAAGACAGCCGTGTCCCTGGGCTACAAGGGCGACGAACTGGAGGGCCAGTACCGCATCCCGGACGCCCAGCAGTGCATGCAGTTCACCCAGATCGCCTCCGACGGCGGGCTGCTGCCGTTCCCGATCAAGCGCGATTCCTTTGAGCTGTGGCCGGCCAAGCGCCGCGAGGTGGTTGTCGACTTCAGCCGGTACCAGGACGGCACCCCGACCACCAAGGGCGACGTCATCTACCTGACCAACGTGATGAAGATGCCCAACGGCCGGATGTGGACCAACTCGTCCCGGTTCTCCCCCGACCCCGCCTACAAAGTCCCGGTCCTGAAGTTTGTGATCGGCGACGACGCTCCCGACGACAGCCAGATCCCCGTGAAGATGCGAGATCTTCCGCCGTTGCCCAGCAACTGGCAGACCATGCTGGACAACCGGCTGATCTTCGAGGTGGAGCGTGGCTCCGGCGGCGGCGAAACCGAATGGCTCATCAACGGCAAGCCCTTCATCCCAAATACGGTAGCCACCAGCCTCAAGAACCGCGCAGGTCGTTCACCGCTCGCGCAGCAGAAGAAGGGCAGCTACAACCTTTGGGAAATCCGCAACGGCGGCGGCGGCTGGGTGCATCCCTTCCACCTGCACATGGAGGAACACCGGACGGTCATGCGCAACGGCAGGGACGTGACGCGCGGCGGTGACAAGGGCCATCCGGACGATGTGTCACGTGAGGATCTGGTGGCCCTGGATCCCGGCGAGTCGGTGATCATCTACCGCGGGTTCCGGGACTTCGTGGGACCGTATGTGGCGCACTGCCACAACCTTGCGCACGAGGACCACGCCATGATGTTCGGCTGGGAAATCACGCCATGA
- a CDS encoding FG-GAP-like repeat-containing protein has product MLLLFALLLGYLPGATPARAVSLNGHDISWPQCPTAVGGFGLPLPPASSQFVVIGLTKGLPFTENPCLASQVAWASANRKPTQAYTMAAFPTAAQLTTYRSQGPWSAATRAGQLSNVGYAEARFAIASLARVRFAPRVVWIDVEPRPAQPWPTASAAQQRENRYIVEGLMRGLRDSGYSYGLYSFASGWASITGSWRLSGVPVWATAGRLDFPGEALNLCRSPSFSGGRVYLSQWYDDVRDYDLTCDPYAFTPLPVPASTLSRSTADFNGDWNTDILARVTATAELRLYPGNGRGGRLPGVRIGTGWNGFSALETPGDFNGDGPQDVFAREAATGYLWMYRGNGTGGFLPRIRLGTGWNSFSAIIGPGDFNGDQRVDILARETATGFLWLYRGNGTGAFLPRIRVGSGWNSFNALVGPGDMNGDGAADILARETATGVLWLYRGSGTGGWLPRVRVGAGWNAMTAVVSPGDFNGDRNPDLLARDAAGVLWLYPGLGTGQFASRLRISAGWNGLAPLF; this is encoded by the coding sequence GTGTTGCTCCTGTTCGCCCTCCTCCTTGGATACCTGCCCGGCGCCACTCCCGCACGCGCCGTGTCGCTCAACGGCCACGACATCTCCTGGCCCCAATGCCCGACGGCGGTGGGCGGCTTTGGCCTGCCGCTTCCGCCGGCGTCGTCCCAGTTTGTGGTCATCGGCCTGACGAAGGGGTTGCCCTTCACCGAGAACCCGTGCCTGGCCAGCCAGGTCGCCTGGGCGTCCGCCAACCGCAAGCCGACGCAGGCCTACACCATGGCTGCCTTCCCCACGGCCGCCCAGCTCACCACCTACCGGTCCCAGGGACCGTGGTCTGCCGCCACCCGGGCGGGACAGCTCTCCAACGTCGGCTATGCGGAAGCACGATTTGCGATTGCCAGCCTGGCGCGGGTCCGGTTTGCGCCACGCGTGGTGTGGATCGACGTCGAGCCCCGCCCCGCCCAGCCGTGGCCCACCGCGAGCGCCGCGCAGCAGCGCGAAAACCGGTACATCGTCGAGGGCCTCATGCGCGGGCTGCGGGATTCCGGCTATTCCTACGGCCTGTACTCGTTTGCTTCGGGCTGGGCCAGCATCACCGGTTCCTGGCGGCTGTCCGGCGTTCCGGTGTGGGCCACCGCCGGCCGGCTGGATTTCCCCGGCGAAGCCCTCAATCTCTGCCGTTCCCCCAGCTTCTCCGGCGGCCGCGTGTACCTTTCCCAGTGGTACGACGACGTCCGGGATTACGATCTGACCTGCGACCCCTACGCCTTCACTCCCCTGCCTGTTCCGGCGTCTACCCTGTCCCGGTCGACTGCCGACTTCAACGGTGACTGGAACACGGACATCCTGGCCCGGGTGACGGCGACGGCCGAGCTGCGGCTGTACCCGGGGAACGGCCGCGGGGGCCGGCTGCCCGGCGTGCGCATCGGCACCGGCTGGAACGGGTTCAGCGCCCTTGAAACACCAGGAGATTTCAACGGCGACGGCCCGCAGGACGTCTTTGCCAGGGAAGCCGCCACCGGATACCTGTGGATGTACCGCGGCAACGGCACCGGCGGGTTCCTGCCCCGGATCCGGCTCGGCACCGGCTGGAACAGCTTCAGCGCCATCATCGGCCCGGGCGACTTCAACGGCGACCAGCGTGTGGACATCCTCGCCCGCGAGACTGCCACCGGCTTCCTCTGGCTGTACCGCGGCAACGGCACCGGCGCGTTCCTGCCGCGGATCCGGGTGGGCTCCGGCTGGAACAGCTTCAATGCCCTGGTGGGTCCGGGCGACATGAACGGCGACGGCGCCGCCGACATCCTCGCGCGGGAAACAGCCACCGGCGTCCTGTGGCTCTACCGCGGCAGCGGCACCGGCGGCTGGCTCCCCCGCGTCCGGGTGGGCGCCGGCTGGAACGCCATGACCGCCGTCGTAAGCCCCGGTGACTTCAATGGCGACCGCAATCCGGACCTGCTGGCGCGCGATGCAGCCGGCGTCCTCTGGCTGTATCCCGGACTGGGCACGGGGCAGTTCGCCTCCCGCCTGCGTATCAGCGCGGGCTGGAACGGGCTCGCGCCGCTGTTCTAG